The proteins below come from a single Mugil cephalus isolate CIBA_MC_2020 chromosome 7, CIBA_Mcephalus_1.1, whole genome shotgun sequence genomic window:
- the LOC125010329 gene encoding phospholipid scramblase family member 5 isoform X2, with the protein MSAVTTQPLSFGQLEREKHIQMIFRAFQSRGGPPSFECRTHPPGPKSHQGPPDWEPEEQLSDLAPEGRMENDCQRPTGTEEQKLGAAAGSDFMSALETVSRIRVTGRPELQGPQCVSRRIYSIATGGSRSQLFVAVEESSCLCLQCCGPARACSLQGYDCQGRQVFYFERPLRVDACCLGCCLMEMRAYTAQKHLIGTICQRWSMFTPLLEVCDSEGSSKHRIQGSCCPCRCLSNQQFQIVSNIGEKVGTIWKKWPGFNDERNMDHEYFGLEVPPSMDSHNKILLLAATFLLNHMFFEMS; encoded by the exons ATGTCGGCGGTCACCACTCAGCCTCTTTCATTTGGTCAACTTGAACGAGAGAAGCACATCCAGATGATCTTCAGAGCTTTCCAGAGCCGCGGCGGCCCTCCTTCTTTTGAGTGTCGCACTCACCCACCTGGACCCAAATCCCACCAAGGACCTCCTGACTGGGAACCTGAAGAGCAGCTGTCAGATCTGGCTCCTGAGGGGAGGATGGAGAACGACTGTCAGCGGCCAACGGGCACGGAGGAACAGAAACTTGGAGCTGCAGCGGGGTCGGACTTTATGTCTGCGCTGGAAACAGTGAGTCGGATCCGAGTCACTGGCAGGCCAGAGCTGCAGG GTCCACAGTGTGTTTCCAGGAGGATTTACAGCATCGCCACAGGAGGCAGCAGGTCACAGCTGTTTGTGGCCGTAGAAG AGAGCTCTTGTTTGTGCCTCCAGTGCTGCGGTCCAGCTCGGGCCTGTTCCTTGCAGGGCTATGACTGTCAGGGGCGTcaggtcttttattttgaaaggccCCTCAGGGTGGACGCCTGCTGTCTCGGCTGCTGCCTGATGGAGATGAGAGCCTACACGGCCCAAAAACATCTCATTGGTACCATATGTCAGAG GTGGAGCATGTTCACCCCTCTCCTGGAAGTGTGCGACTCAGAAGGGTCGTCCAAACACAGAATCCAGGGCTCATGCTGTCCGTGCCGCTGCTTATCCAACCAGCAGTTCcag ATTGTCTCCAACATTGGCGAGAAAGTAGGCACAATATGGAAGAAATGGCCCGGATTCAACGATGAACGCAACATGGATCACGAGTATTTTGGGTTGGAGG TGCCACCGAGTATGGATTCACACAACAAAATCCTGCTTCTTGCTGCCACTTTCTTACTG AATCACATGTTCTTTGAGATGAGCTGA
- the LOC125010329 gene encoding phospholipid scramblase family member 5 isoform X1 gives MPGGWTLMFNTMSAVTTQPLSFGQLEREKHIQMIFRAFQSRGGPPSFECRTHPPGPKSHQGPPDWEPEEQLSDLAPEGRMENDCQRPTGTEEQKLGAAAGSDFMSALETVSRIRVTGRPELQGPQCVSRRIYSIATGGSRSQLFVAVEESSCLCLQCCGPARACSLQGYDCQGRQVFYFERPLRVDACCLGCCLMEMRAYTAQKHLIGTICQRWSMFTPLLEVCDSEGSSKHRIQGSCCPCRCLSNQQFQIVSNIGEKVGTIWKKWPGFNDERNMDHEYFGLEVPPSMDSHNKILLLAATFLLNHMFFEMS, from the exons ATGCCTGGAGGTTGGACACTGATG TTTAACACCATGTCGGCGGTCACCACTCAGCCTCTTTCATTTGGTCAACTTGAACGAGAGAAGCACATCCAGATGATCTTCAGAGCTTTCCAGAGCCGCGGCGGCCCTCCTTCTTTTGAGTGTCGCACTCACCCACCTGGACCCAAATCCCACCAAGGACCTCCTGACTGGGAACCTGAAGAGCAGCTGTCAGATCTGGCTCCTGAGGGGAGGATGGAGAACGACTGTCAGCGGCCAACGGGCACGGAGGAACAGAAACTTGGAGCTGCAGCGGGGTCGGACTTTATGTCTGCGCTGGAAACAGTGAGTCGGATCCGAGTCACTGGCAGGCCAGAGCTGCAGG GTCCACAGTGTGTTTCCAGGAGGATTTACAGCATCGCCACAGGAGGCAGCAGGTCACAGCTGTTTGTGGCCGTAGAAG AGAGCTCTTGTTTGTGCCTCCAGTGCTGCGGTCCAGCTCGGGCCTGTTCCTTGCAGGGCTATGACTGTCAGGGGCGTcaggtcttttattttgaaaggccCCTCAGGGTGGACGCCTGCTGTCTCGGCTGCTGCCTGATGGAGATGAGAGCCTACACGGCCCAAAAACATCTCATTGGTACCATATGTCAGAG GTGGAGCATGTTCACCCCTCTCCTGGAAGTGTGCGACTCAGAAGGGTCGTCCAAACACAGAATCCAGGGCTCATGCTGTCCGTGCCGCTGCTTATCCAACCAGCAGTTCcag ATTGTCTCCAACATTGGCGAGAAAGTAGGCACAATATGGAAGAAATGGCCCGGATTCAACGATGAACGCAACATGGATCACGAGTATTTTGGGTTGGAGG TGCCACCGAGTATGGATTCACACAACAAAATCCTGCTTCTTGCTGCCACTTTCTTACTG AATCACATGTTCTTTGAGATGAGCTGA
- the eif4e2 gene encoding eukaryotic translation initiation factor 4E type 2 isoform X3, whose amino-acid sequence MVVPGAGEHPLQYNYTFWYSRRTPGRPASTQSYEQNIKQIGSFASVEQFWRFYSHMIRPSDLTGHSDFHLFKEGIKPMWEDDANKMGGKWIIRLRKGLASRCWENLILAMLGEQFMVGEEICGAVVSVRFQEDIISIWNKTASDQSTTSRIRDTLRRVLNLPPNTIMEYKTHTDSIKAWEDFHGLVNASGGR is encoded by the exons ATGGTGGTTCCAGGGGCAGGAGAGCACCCGCTTCAGTACAACTACACCTTCTGGTACTCGAGGCGCACCCCGGGGAGGCCGGCCAGCACTCAGAGCTACGAGCAGAACATCAAACAGATTGGCAGCTTCGCCTCG GTGGAGCAGTTCTGGCGTTTCTATAGTCACATGATCCGACCTAGCGACTTGACCGGTCACAGTGACTTCCACCTCTTCAAAGAAGGCATTAAACCCATGTGGGAG GACGATGCCAATAAGATGGGTGGGAAGTGGATCATCCGTCTGAGGAAAGGCCTGGCGTCTCGATGCTGGGAGAACCTGATCCTGGCCATGCTGGGGGAGCAGTTCATGGTGGGAGAGGAGATCTGCGGGGCTGTGGTGTCGGTACGCTTCCAG GAGGACATTATCTCCATCTGGAATAAGACCGCTAGTGACCAGTCAACCACGTCCCGCATCCGAGACACCCTGCGCAGAGTCCTCAACCTGCCTCCCAACACCATCATGGAgtacaagacacacacagacagcattAA AGCATGGGAAGACTTCCATGGTCTGGTGAATGCTAGTGGAGGACGTTAG
- the eif4e2 gene encoding eukaryotic translation initiation factor 4E type 2 isoform X1 yields the protein MNNKFDALKDDDSGDHDQDQGSPKDGEKEKTEDEDKEQSTAKKKMVVPGAGEHPLQYNYTFWYSRRTPGRPASTQSYEQNIKQIGSFASVEQFWRFYSHMIRPSDLTGHSDFHLFKEGIKPMWEDDANKMGGKWIIRLRKGLASRCWENLILAMLGEQFMVGEEICGAVVSVRFQEDIISIWNKTASDQSTTSRIRDTLRRVLNLPPNTIMEYKTHTDSIKAWEDFHGLVNASGGR from the exons ATGAACAACAAATTTGACGC ACTAAAAGATGACGACAGTGGAGATCACGACCAGGACCAAGGCTCACCGAAAGACGGTGAGAAGGAAAAGACTGAAGACGAGGACAAAGAACAGAGCACCGCCAAGAAAAAA ATGGTGGTTCCAGGGGCAGGAGAGCACCCGCTTCAGTACAACTACACCTTCTGGTACTCGAGGCGCACCCCGGGGAGGCCGGCCAGCACTCAGAGCTACGAGCAGAACATCAAACAGATTGGCAGCTTCGCCTCG GTGGAGCAGTTCTGGCGTTTCTATAGTCACATGATCCGACCTAGCGACTTGACCGGTCACAGTGACTTCCACCTCTTCAAAGAAGGCATTAAACCCATGTGGGAG GACGATGCCAATAAGATGGGTGGGAAGTGGATCATCCGTCTGAGGAAAGGCCTGGCGTCTCGATGCTGGGAGAACCTGATCCTGGCCATGCTGGGGGAGCAGTTCATGGTGGGAGAGGAGATCTGCGGGGCTGTGGTGTCGGTACGCTTCCAG GAGGACATTATCTCCATCTGGAATAAGACCGCTAGTGACCAGTCAACCACGTCCCGCATCCGAGACACCCTGCGCAGAGTCCTCAACCTGCCTCCCAACACCATCATGGAgtacaagacacacacagacagcattAA AGCATGGGAAGACTTCCATGGTCTGGTGAATGCTAGTGGAGGACGTTAG
- the eif4e2 gene encoding eukaryotic translation initiation factor 4E type 2 isoform X2, translated as MNNKFDALKDDDSGDHDQDQGSPKDGEKEKTEDEDKEQSTAKKKMVVPGAGEHPLQYNYTFWYSRRTPGRPASTQSYEQNIKQIGSFASVEQFWRFYSHMIRPSDLTGHSDFHLFKEGIKPMWEDDANKMGGKWIIRLRKGLASRCWENLILAMLGEQFMVGEEICGAVVSVRFQEDIISIWNKTASDQSTTSRIRDTLRRVLNLPPNTIMEYKTHTDSIKYSMGRLPWSGEC; from the exons ATGAACAACAAATTTGACGC ACTAAAAGATGACGACAGTGGAGATCACGACCAGGACCAAGGCTCACCGAAAGACGGTGAGAAGGAAAAGACTGAAGACGAGGACAAAGAACAGAGCACCGCCAAGAAAAAA ATGGTGGTTCCAGGGGCAGGAGAGCACCCGCTTCAGTACAACTACACCTTCTGGTACTCGAGGCGCACCCCGGGGAGGCCGGCCAGCACTCAGAGCTACGAGCAGAACATCAAACAGATTGGCAGCTTCGCCTCG GTGGAGCAGTTCTGGCGTTTCTATAGTCACATGATCCGACCTAGCGACTTGACCGGTCACAGTGACTTCCACCTCTTCAAAGAAGGCATTAAACCCATGTGGGAG GACGATGCCAATAAGATGGGTGGGAAGTGGATCATCCGTCTGAGGAAAGGCCTGGCGTCTCGATGCTGGGAGAACCTGATCCTGGCCATGCTGGGGGAGCAGTTCATGGTGGGAGAGGAGATCTGCGGGGCTGTGGTGTCGGTACGCTTCCAG GAGGACATTATCTCCATCTGGAATAAGACCGCTAGTGACCAGTCAACCACGTCCCGCATCCGAGACACCCTGCGCAGAGTCCTCAACCTGCCTCCCAACACCATCATGGAgtacaagacacacacagacagcattAAGTAT AGCATGGGAAGACTTCCATGGTCTGGTGAATGCTAG